One genomic region from Actinocatenispora thailandica encodes:
- a CDS encoding SGNH/GDSL hydrolase family protein has protein sequence MRRRRIGTVAVAVLALAVPLSAYAAVHHATHDRGDAETSSADRRDAASRAPVWQAAWRAAPQPPVASGPSHDGFGNRTVRMVVRPTVRGTAVRIRLSNRYGTAGLRIGTVAVAEQDAGPIVVPGSQQVATFGGGDAVTVAAGGEAVSDPVPVPARAGHNLVVSVYLAAATGPATWHNKAQMTSYVSGAGNWATEPGGSPYQAITPSWFFLDGVDVLGPPVRGTVLAFGDSITDGAFSTLDAGHTYPDWLADRLAGYAVLNEGIGGNQILADTAGGGESALHRFGRDVLDQPGVTAVVFLAGVNDIGAGATAPQLVAGMTRLVAQAHERCLRVVGGTITPFGGSVYDTPAHEQTRQAVNRWIRTGGAFDAVADFDRVLRDPADPLTIEPRYHTVGDLHPNDLGYRVMADAVSRSDLSPLSGCRHG, from the coding sequence ATGAGGCGGCGGCGGATCGGCACCGTGGCCGTCGCCGTACTGGCGCTGGCGGTGCCGCTGTCCGCATACGCCGCCGTCCACCACGCGACCCACGACCGCGGGGACGCCGAGACGTCGAGTGCCGATCGGCGGGACGCCGCGAGCAGGGCACCGGTCTGGCAGGCGGCCTGGCGGGCCGCGCCGCAGCCGCCGGTCGCGAGCGGCCCGAGCCACGACGGGTTCGGCAACCGGACGGTACGGATGGTGGTCCGGCCCACGGTGCGCGGAACGGCGGTGCGGATCCGGCTGTCCAACCGGTACGGCACCGCCGGCCTGCGAATCGGCACGGTCGCCGTGGCCGAGCAGGACGCCGGCCCGATCGTCGTGCCGGGCAGCCAGCAGGTCGCCACCTTCGGCGGCGGCGACGCGGTCACCGTCGCGGCCGGCGGCGAGGCGGTCAGCGATCCGGTACCGGTGCCGGCGCGTGCCGGGCACAACCTGGTCGTCAGCGTCTACCTCGCCGCCGCCACCGGCCCGGCCACCTGGCACAACAAGGCGCAGATGACCAGCTACGTCTCCGGCGCCGGCAACTGGGCAACCGAGCCCGGCGGCTCGCCGTACCAGGCCATCACGCCGTCGTGGTTCTTCCTCGACGGCGTGGACGTGCTGGGCCCGCCGGTGCGTGGCACCGTGCTGGCGTTCGGCGACTCCATCACCGACGGCGCCTTCTCCACCCTCGACGCCGGGCACACCTACCCCGACTGGTTGGCGGACCGGCTGGCCGGCTACGCGGTGCTCAACGAGGGCATCGGTGGCAACCAGATCCTCGCCGACACGGCGGGCGGCGGTGAGTCCGCGCTGCACCGGTTCGGCCGTGACGTGCTCGACCAGCCCGGCGTCACCGCCGTCGTGTTCCTGGCGGGCGTCAACGACATCGGCGCCGGCGCCACCGCGCCGCAACTCGTCGCCGGGATGACACGGCTCGTCGCGCAGGCACACGAACGCTGCCTGCGGGTGGTCGGCGGCACGATCACCCCGTTCGGGGGCTCGGTGTACGACACGCCGGCCCACGAGCAGACCCGGCAGGCGGTCAACCGGTGGATCCGGACCGGCGGGGCCTTCGACGCGGTGGCCGACTTCGACCGCGTGTTGCGCGACCCGGCGGACCCGCTGACCATCGAACCGCGCTACCACACCGTCGGTGACCTGCACCCCAACGACCTCGGCTACCGGGTCATGGCGGACGCGGTGAGCCGGTCGGACCTGTCCCCGCTGTCGGGGTGTCGGCATGGCTGA